A genome region from Hippopotamus amphibius kiboko isolate mHipAmp2 chromosome 1, mHipAmp2.hap2, whole genome shotgun sequence includes the following:
- the TMEM54 gene encoding transmembrane protein 54 isoform X1: MCLRLGGLSVGDFRKVLMKTGLVLVVLGHVSFIAAALLHGTVLRYVAAPHDAVALQYCVVNILSVTSAILVITSGTAVIVLSRYLPSIPLRWTVFSSSVACALLSLTCALGLLASIAVTFATQGRALLAACTFGGPERPARVPDCPFDPTRIYSSSLCLWGISLLFCVAESMFAVRVAQLAHQLLELRPWLGKSSHHMMQESPEPVEDRDLPSCSSSGPVTV; encoded by the exons ATGTGTCTGCGCCTGG GTGGCCTGAGCGTGGGTGACTTCCGGAAGGTGCTGATGAAGACGGGgctggtgctggtggtgctgggCCACGTGAGCTTCATCGCAGCTGCTCTCCTCCACGGCACTGTGCTGCGCTATGTGGCTGCCCCCCACGATGCTGTGGCTCTGCAGTACTGCGTGGTCAACATCCTCTCTGTCACTTCTGCCATCCTG GTCATCACCTCAGGCACTGCCGTCATCGTGTTGTCACGCTACCTCCCCAGCATCCCCCTG CGCTGGACAGTGTTTAGCTCGAGCGTGGCCTGTGCCCTTCTCTCTCTGACCTGTGCTCTTGGCCTCTTGGCCTCGATCGCCGTGACCTTTGCCACCCAGGGTCGGGCACTGCTGGCTGCCTGCACTTTTGGGGGCCCCGAACGACCGGCACGGGTGCCCGACTGTCCCTTCGACCCCACGCGCATTTAC AGCTCCAGCCTGTGTCTCTGGGGCATCTCGTTACTGTTCTGCGTGGCAGAGAGTATGTTTGCTGTCCGCGTCGCCCAGCTCGCCCACCAGCTGCTGGAACTGaggccctggttggggaaaaGCAGCCATCACATG ATGCAGGAGAGCCCAGAGCCTGTGGAGGACCGTGACCTGCCAAGCTGCTCTAGCTCTGGGCCAGTGACCGTCTGA
- the TMEM54 gene encoding transmembrane protein 54 isoform X2 has product MCLRLGGLSVGDFRKVLMKTGLVLVVLGHVSFIAAALLHGTVLRYVAAPHDAVALQYCVVNILSVTSAILVITSGTAVIVLSRYLPSIPLSSSLCLWGISLLFCVAESMFAVRVAQLAHQLLELRPWLGKSSHHMMQESPEPVEDRDLPSCSSSGPVTV; this is encoded by the exons ATGTGTCTGCGCCTGG GTGGCCTGAGCGTGGGTGACTTCCGGAAGGTGCTGATGAAGACGGGgctggtgctggtggtgctgggCCACGTGAGCTTCATCGCAGCTGCTCTCCTCCACGGCACTGTGCTGCGCTATGTGGCTGCCCCCCACGATGCTGTGGCTCTGCAGTACTGCGTGGTCAACATCCTCTCTGTCACTTCTGCCATCCTG GTCATCACCTCAGGCACTGCCGTCATCGTGTTGTCACGCTACCTCCCCAGCATCCCCCTG AGCTCCAGCCTGTGTCTCTGGGGCATCTCGTTACTGTTCTGCGTGGCAGAGAGTATGTTTGCTGTCCGCGTCGCCCAGCTCGCCCACCAGCTGCTGGAACTGaggccctggttggggaaaaGCAGCCATCACATG ATGCAGGAGAGCCCAGAGCCTGTGGAGGACCGTGACCTGCCAAGCTGCTCTAGCTCTGGGCCAGTGACCGTCTGA